A portion of the Streptomyces sp. NBC_00376 genome contains these proteins:
- a CDS encoding Mu transposase C-terminal domain-containing protein: protein MKRYFRTLREDLLQRLPGYKGPDIHSRGLNPEKDAFFFHHELEAIIREWTAVSYHRRPHEGLLDPYLPNVELSPAAMFEHGLARAGYIEVPRDPNLAYEFLDVTMRTVQHYGVEINGRRYNGDWLDGLRDMAGSAIGLDKRRLPFCADPTTSPGSTSGTTNASGTPSSGSTGPA from the coding sequence GTGAAGCGGTATTTCCGCACCCTGCGCGAAGACCTGCTGCAGCGGCTGCCCGGCTACAAGGGACCGGACATCCACTCGCGCGGGCTGAACCCGGAGAAGGACGCCTTCTTCTTCCACCACGAGCTGGAGGCGATCATCCGCGAGTGGACGGCGGTGTCGTACCACCGCAGACCACATGAGGGCCTGCTCGATCCGTACTTGCCGAACGTGGAGTTGTCGCCGGCAGCGATGTTCGAGCACGGACTCGCGCGGGCCGGCTACATCGAGGTGCCCCGCGACCCGAACCTGGCCTACGAGTTCCTCGACGTCACGATGCGCACGGTCCAGCACTACGGTGTTGAGATCAACGGCCGCCGCTACAACGGCGACTGGCTCGACGGGCTGCGGGACATGGCAGGATCCGCCATCGGCCTCGACAAACGTCGGCTTCCCTTCTGCGCGGACCCCACGACGTCACCAGGATCTACTTCCGGGACCACGAACGCGTCTGGCACACCCTCCAGTGGGAGCACGGGCCCAGCCTGA